The following proteins come from a genomic window of Corallococcus sp. NCRR:
- a CDS encoding HEAT repeat domain-containing protein translates to MPRYLQGLRALGGLTLMLASPVVTAQSTPSAAKPALNGERCSVRGLMDQLRQGMGSSSKAYREYLQAVLREAAVSLPSGELHAAFERETDPMMVEQLAAALVARSEREAEKDAIQAVARRALEDRDPSVRAATVRAMRRTGALEKTGDMYERLMRDGSPEVRMEAAQNLIEDNAHVYSGHHGPATDMAVNAATVSTDPKVTARILESLDTRRMGPEAGQKLLGMLGHESADVRRSAALALGGVPAAQMGPAREALVGMYRGERDAGVRKALVQGIAELGYADAVPELRKLRSVDPGMAPEIDAWIRALESGVQEWGLLLREKQRLQQVR, encoded by the coding sequence ATGCCCCGCTACCTCCAAGGTCTTCGCGCGCTCGGCGGCCTGACGTTGATGCTCGCGTCCCCGGTCGTCACCGCGCAGTCCACGCCCTCCGCCGCGAAGCCCGCGCTGAACGGGGAGCGCTGTTCGGTCCGGGGGTTGATGGATCAGCTCCGCCAGGGGATGGGCTCCAGCTCCAAGGCCTACCGCGAGTACCTCCAGGCCGTGCTGCGCGAGGCCGCCGTGTCGCTGCCCTCCGGCGAGCTGCACGCGGCGTTCGAGCGGGAGACGGACCCGATGATGGTGGAGCAGCTGGCCGCGGCGCTGGTGGCCCGCAGCGAGCGCGAGGCGGAGAAGGACGCCATCCAGGCCGTGGCCCGCCGCGCGCTGGAGGACCGCGACCCGTCCGTCCGCGCCGCCACCGTCCGCGCCATGCGCCGCACCGGCGCGCTGGAGAAGACGGGGGACATGTACGAGCGGCTGATGCGGGACGGCTCGCCGGAGGTCCGCATGGAGGCGGCGCAGAACCTCATCGAGGACAACGCGCATGTCTATTCCGGCCACCACGGCCCGGCCACGGACATGGCGGTGAACGCGGCGACGGTGTCCACGGATCCGAAGGTGACGGCGAGGATATTGGAGTCCCTGGACACGCGCAGGATGGGGCCGGAGGCGGGGCAGAAGCTGCTGGGGATGCTGGGCCACGAGAGCGCGGACGTGCGGCGCTCGGCGGCGCTCGCGCTGGGCGGCGTGCCGGCGGCGCAGATGGGACCGGCGCGCGAGGCGCTGGTGGGCATGTACCGGGGTGAGCGGGACGCGGGGGTGCGCAAGGCGCTGGTGCAGGGCATCGCGGAGCTGGGCTACGCGGACGCCGTGCCGGAGCTGCGCAAGCTGCGGAGCGTGGACCCGGGCATGGCGCCGGAGATCGACGCGTGGATCCGCGCCCTGGAATCAGGCGTTCAGGAGTGGGGCCTGCTCCTGAGAGAGAAGCAGCGGCTGCAACAGGTCCGTTGA
- a CDS encoding nSTAND1 domain-containing NTPase has protein sequence MMKNEAGAVRREPPAVGVTGVSSDLSDRTQAADVESLFGAAPAPVEPPSRSNTGSSTWDGPSRPGTGGTGDTGNNTHPSIQGHALRPGMRLQHYELIRELGSGGMGTVFLARDVRLGRRVAIKFLHSEDADITRRFILEARATARCSHENIVIIYEVGEFTGGPFMVLEYLQGKPLTKVLGTQRLPPARAVELMVPVVKALVCAHEQGIVHRDLKPENIVVTDSGAIKVLDFGIAKVLQGDEPAEAPAGGPRGQPRLHSVEGMGEDVSNLTRKGAIMGTMAFMSPEQWGIGVAVDNRTDIWAVGLMLFRMLAGKHPLDPLRGPQLMVTGMLDEPMPLLRTLAPDVPQELAAVVDRCLLKRKEERYPDAASLLRALEPFLPGRMSRELRVDESPYAGLSSFQEADADRFFGRTREIAALVNRINDRPLLAVVGPSGTGKSSFVRAGLVPVLKRSGTPWEALVIRPGRSPLSALASIVTPLMSSSTTIEDDLVEQQRVVERLRAEPGYVGNVLRSRARREKRRILLFIDQFEELYTLVPDVQERMAFTACLSGIADDATTPIRVILSIRSDFLDRVPEDERFMAELSQGLYFLTAPAREGLKDALVQPAERAGYQFESPVMVSSMLEHLDASQGALPLLQFAATQLWEARDVTHRLLTESAYQAMGGIAGALASHADSVLESLSTQERTLVRALFLRLVTPERTRAIVSLDELRELTKDTGEMQRLIDHLVQARLLVVQTGGGATGATVEIVHESLLHSWPTLRRWLDEGQEDSAFLEQLRNAARQWQGKNFDAHLLWRGELVEEAQRFQRRYRGELPRLQQDFLTAVFAQAKKGRRLKRALLIGSATFLGLLVVAAVVALIVIRNAQQEAEKQAQAAQAAEIIARAAETNARGAEAEAKQRLAEVQAKELERQKAQQAAESANAQVALANQELLSKNDELVSALKRAQEAQLRARFAKKRAEESADSARDAREDALRAAEELSTLLKREKERVSRLQSQLGSPVIEVLK, from the coding sequence ATGATGAAGAACGAAGCAGGTGCCGTGCGGCGGGAGCCTCCCGCGGTGGGCGTGACGGGTGTGTCCTCGGACCTTTCGGACCGGACACAGGCCGCGGACGTGGAGTCGCTCTTCGGAGCCGCTCCCGCGCCCGTGGAGCCGCCGTCGCGCTCCAACACGGGTTCGTCCACGTGGGACGGGCCGTCACGTCCGGGCACGGGTGGCACGGGTGACACCGGCAACAACACCCACCCCTCCATCCAGGGCCACGCGCTGCGCCCGGGCATGCGGCTACAGCACTACGAGCTCATCCGAGAGCTGGGCTCCGGCGGCATGGGCACGGTGTTCCTCGCGCGCGACGTGCGGCTGGGACGCCGGGTGGCCATCAAGTTCCTGCACAGCGAGGACGCCGACATCACCCGGCGCTTCATCCTGGAGGCGCGCGCCACCGCGCGGTGCAGCCACGAGAACATCGTCATCATCTACGAGGTCGGCGAGTTCACCGGCGGCCCGTTCATGGTGCTGGAGTACCTGCAGGGCAAGCCGCTGACGAAGGTGCTGGGCACCCAGCGCCTGCCTCCCGCGCGCGCGGTGGAGCTGATGGTGCCGGTGGTGAAGGCGCTGGTGTGCGCCCACGAGCAGGGCATCGTCCACCGCGACCTGAAGCCGGAGAACATCGTCGTGACGGACTCGGGCGCCATCAAGGTGCTCGACTTCGGCATCGCCAAGGTGCTCCAGGGTGACGAGCCCGCGGAAGCGCCCGCGGGCGGCCCGCGGGGCCAGCCCCGGCTGCACTCGGTGGAGGGCATGGGCGAGGACGTGTCCAACCTCACCCGCAAGGGCGCCATCATGGGCACCATGGCCTTCATGTCCCCGGAGCAGTGGGGCATTGGCGTGGCCGTGGACAACCGCACGGACATCTGGGCCGTGGGGTTGATGCTGTTCCGCATGCTCGCCGGCAAGCACCCGTTGGATCCGCTGCGCGGCCCGCAGCTGATGGTCACGGGCATGCTGGACGAGCCCATGCCGCTGCTCAGGACCCTGGCGCCGGACGTGCCGCAGGAGCTGGCGGCCGTCGTGGACCGCTGCCTGCTCAAGCGCAAGGAGGAGCGCTATCCGGACGCGGCGTCGCTCTTGCGCGCGCTGGAGCCGTTCCTGCCCGGCCGCATGAGCCGCGAGCTGCGCGTGGACGAGAGCCCCTACGCGGGCCTCAGCTCCTTCCAGGAGGCGGACGCGGACCGCTTCTTCGGCCGCACGCGTGAAATCGCCGCGCTGGTGAACCGCATCAACGACCGGCCGCTCCTGGCCGTGGTGGGCCCGTCCGGCACGGGCAAGTCGTCGTTCGTGCGCGCGGGCCTGGTGCCCGTGCTCAAGCGCTCCGGCACGCCGTGGGAGGCGCTGGTCATCCGCCCCGGCAGAAGCCCCCTGTCGGCGCTGGCCAGCATCGTCACGCCGCTGATGAGCTCGTCCACCACCATCGAGGACGACCTGGTGGAGCAGCAGCGGGTGGTGGAGCGGCTGCGCGCGGAGCCCGGCTACGTGGGCAACGTGCTGCGCAGCCGCGCGCGGCGGGAGAAGCGGCGCATCCTGCTCTTCATCGACCAGTTCGAGGAGCTCTACACGCTGGTGCCGGACGTGCAGGAGCGGATGGCCTTCACCGCGTGCCTGTCCGGCATCGCGGACGACGCGACCACGCCCATCCGCGTCATCCTCTCCATCCGTTCGGACTTCCTGGACCGCGTGCCGGAGGACGAGCGCTTCATGGCGGAGCTCAGCCAGGGGCTCTACTTCCTCACCGCCCCCGCCCGCGAAGGCCTGAAGGACGCGCTGGTGCAGCCAGCGGAGCGCGCGGGCTACCAGTTCGAGAGCCCCGTCATGGTGTCCAGCATGCTGGAGCACCTGGACGCGTCCCAGGGCGCGCTGCCCCTGTTGCAGTTCGCCGCCACGCAGCTGTGGGAGGCACGTGACGTCACCCACCGGCTGCTCACGGAGAGCGCGTACCAGGCCATGGGCGGCATCGCGGGCGCGCTGGCCAGCCACGCGGACAGCGTGCTGGAAAGCCTGTCCACGCAGGAGCGCACCCTGGTGCGCGCTCTCTTCCTGCGGCTCGTCACCCCGGAGCGCACGCGCGCCATCGTGTCCCTGGACGAGCTGCGCGAGCTGACCAAGGACACCGGGGAGATGCAGCGCCTCATCGACCACCTGGTGCAGGCGCGCCTGCTGGTGGTGCAGACCGGCGGCGGCGCCACGGGCGCCACGGTGGAGATCGTCCACGAGTCGCTCCTGCACAGCTGGCCCACGCTGCGGCGCTGGCTGGACGAGGGCCAGGAGGACTCCGCGTTCCTGGAGCAGCTGCGCAACGCGGCCCGGCAGTGGCAGGGCAAGAACTTCGACGCGCACCTCTTGTGGCGCGGTGAGCTGGTGGAGGAGGCCCAGCGCTTCCAGCGCCGCTACCGGGGAGAGCTGCCCCGCCTTCAGCAGGACTTCCTCACGGCGGTGTTCGCGCAGGCGAAGAAGGGGCGCCGGCTGAAGCGCGCGCTGCTCATCGGCAGCGCGACGTTCCTGGGGCTCCTGGTGGTGGCGGCGGTGGTGGCGCTCATCGTCATCCGCAATGCGCAGCAGGAGGCCGAGAAGCAGGCCCAGGCGGCCCAGGCGGCCGAAATCATCGCGCGCGCCGCCGAGACCAACGCTCGCGGCGCGGAGGCCGAGGCCAAGCAGCGTCTGGCCGAGGTGCAGGCCAAGGAGCTGGAGCGCCAGAAGGCGCAGCAGGCGGCGGAGTCCGCCAACGCGCAGGTGGCCCTGGCCAACCAGGAGCTGCTCAGCAAGAACGACGAACTGGTGTCCGCGCTCAAGCGCGCGCAGGAAGCGCAGCTGCGCGCCCGGTTCGCCAAGAAGCGCGCCGAGGAGAGCGCCGACTCCGCGCGCGACGCCCGCGAGGACGCCCTCCGCGCGGCGGAAGAACTCTCCACGTTGCTCAAGCGGGAGAAGGAGCGCGTCTCCCGTCTGCAATCCCAGTTGGGCAGTCCGGTCATCGAGGTCCTGAAGTGA
- a CDS encoding carboxypeptidase-like regulatory domain-containing protein, which translates to MSRSAFALSVLLALESVPALAQEPAPRAGTTKTSRGTKKAGLKKKAPATKPLGKTKLSGTSKRKRKPTAAEAAPAPSDTPLSESLPLPPPPTPKAVESQQEQASSTLEGSQPGADERPWAQGISRTDQDASLALFGEGNALLKESIFVQAVEKYRQALARWDHPAIHYNLALALMNLDQPVEVHEHLVAALRFGPAPLEKEKYEYARNYKTLVEKQLARVAITCATPGATVTMDGQTLFVAPGRHEALVRPGAHSIVATMAGYLPSDQSRTLLPGETTTLDLKLFTSDDLIRYKRRWSGAMPWLVMGAGVAVAGGSAFLHLQSRDHFRAFESGIAECGGCVPPTAVADERSKGNLMQTGAIAGYAVGGAVIVTGAVLAVLNQPKPYRIEPGQEAATVQVTPLLGAGSGGAVATFRF; encoded by the coding sequence ATGAGCAGGTCCGCGTTCGCGTTGTCCGTGCTGCTGGCGCTGGAGTCTGTGCCCGCGCTGGCGCAGGAGCCGGCGCCACGGGCAGGCACCACGAAGACGTCCCGGGGCACGAAGAAGGCGGGGCTCAAGAAGAAGGCCCCCGCGACGAAGCCCCTGGGCAAGACGAAGCTGTCCGGCACCTCGAAGCGCAAGCGCAAGCCCACCGCCGCCGAGGCCGCGCCGGCTCCCTCGGACACGCCCCTCTCCGAGTCCCTCCCCCTGCCCCCGCCTCCCACGCCGAAGGCCGTGGAGTCCCAGCAGGAGCAGGCCAGCAGCACGCTGGAGGGCTCGCAGCCCGGCGCGGACGAGCGCCCCTGGGCCCAGGGCATCTCCAGGACGGACCAGGACGCGTCGCTCGCGCTGTTCGGCGAGGGCAACGCGCTCTTGAAGGAATCCATCTTCGTGCAGGCGGTGGAGAAGTACCGCCAGGCGCTGGCGCGCTGGGACCACCCGGCCATCCACTACAACCTCGCGCTGGCGCTGATGAACCTGGACCAGCCCGTGGAGGTGCACGAGCACCTGGTGGCGGCGCTGCGCTTCGGACCGGCGCCGCTGGAGAAGGAGAAGTACGAGTACGCCCGCAACTACAAGACGCTGGTGGAGAAGCAGCTCGCGCGGGTGGCCATCACCTGCGCCACGCCCGGCGCCACGGTGACGATGGACGGCCAGACGCTGTTCGTGGCCCCCGGCCGCCACGAGGCGCTGGTGCGCCCCGGCGCGCACAGCATCGTCGCGACGATGGCGGGCTACCTGCCCAGCGACCAGAGCCGCACGCTGCTGCCCGGTGAGACGACGACGCTGGACTTGAAGCTCTTCACCTCCGACGACCTCATCCGCTACAAGCGCCGCTGGTCCGGCGCGATGCCCTGGCTGGTGATGGGCGCGGGCGTGGCCGTGGCGGGCGGCAGCGCCTTCCTGCACCTGCAGTCCCGCGACCACTTCCGCGCCTTCGAGTCCGGCATCGCCGAATGCGGGGGCTGCGTGCCGCCCACCGCCGTCGCCGACGAGCGCTCGAAGGGCAACCTGATGCAGACCGGCGCCATCGCCGGGTACGCCGTGGGCGGAGCCGTCATCGTCACCGGCGCGGTGCTCGCCGTCCTCAACCAACCCAAGCCGTACCGCATCGAACCGGGCCAGGAGGCGGCGACCGTGCAGGTCACGCCGCTCCTCGGCGCGGGTTCGGGCGGTGCCGTGGCCACGTTCCGTTTCTAG
- a CDS encoding DUF4215 domain-containing protein, translated as MTRVSPSSMARALLLLAAPLLLLSSCFQPTTVDCPAGLVCPDGLKCAANQATCISTDCGDGVIQGSEQCDDGNVVDGDGCSRDCQSTETCGNGVVDRITNEKCDDGNTEDGDGCSADCKSNELCGNGVTDTAVGEKCDDGNNASGDGCSADCLSTEVCGNGYTDPSKEERCDDGNTVSGDGCSADCRSQESCGNGYVDVAKGEKCDDGNNVNGDGCSSDCKSNETCGNGVLDTIKGEICDDGNNVSEDGCSADCRSAEGCGNGVRDGEEQCDDKGESATCNLNCTVRVCGDGIVNRTAGEQCDDKGESAYCNANCTLRACGDGVVNTSSGEQCDNPGPVNSNTCDADCTIAFCGDGFTNTTRGELCDTAGNSRTCNADCTPAACGDRYLNTAAGEQCDDGPNSALCDVDCTPVACGDGVTNTAAKEQCDDGNTRDDDDCLGTCKPNICGDSVVNVNGPDRPEACDDGNTRTETACDYGTATCQACSGDCKTALALTGNVCGDNVKDATNEACDDGNTETEDACPYGTANCKVCRFDCKESLSRTGNICGDNARDPDHEACDDGNTQTETACDYGQASCQKCRADCQETLTLQGNVCGDNVKDATNEVCDDGNTATETSCPYGQANCQVCRGDCKELVSVRGNVCGDNARDPDHEACDDGNTQTETACPYGQASCQKCSGDCQTVLPLQGNICGDNVKDATNEVCDDGNTRTETSCPYGQASCQVCRGDCKELVPVTGNVCGDGVADLTHEACDDGNTTTETSCPYGVASCQRCSSDCQTLLTLGGNVCGDGVQDPSVSNEVCDDGNTQTESSCPYGQANCKVCRGDCKELVSVTGNVCGDGVLDSAHEACDDGNTDTETACAYGTASCKRCSNDCQTVLSLTGNVCGDGVQDPNPANEACDDGNTLTCGSCSANCKVQTLQAATGTITAVSSANLSDEETFTISDGINTPVTFEFDRNNSLRNPANQRVTVANSTPAAQIALVIRDAINAVEEPFEITASVVTGSITVNVTHKLKGSIGNQTLTERVGNNGFKVSGMNGGSGYDCPLGTKCVGDEDCALDLVCGASKTCVVPPPPAP; from the coding sequence ATGACACGCGTCTCTCCCTCCTCCATGGCGCGCGCCCTGCTGCTCCTGGCCGCGCCGCTCTTGCTGCTCTCCTCCTGCTTCCAGCCCACCACGGTGGACTGCCCCGCCGGGCTGGTGTGTCCGGATGGACTGAAGTGCGCCGCGAACCAGGCCACCTGCATCTCCACGGACTGTGGCGACGGCGTCATCCAGGGCTCCGAGCAATGTGACGACGGCAACGTCGTGGACGGCGACGGCTGTAGCCGCGACTGCCAGTCCACCGAGACGTGTGGCAACGGCGTCGTGGACCGGATCACGAACGAGAAGTGCGACGACGGCAACACCGAGGACGGCGACGGCTGCAGCGCGGACTGCAAGTCCAACGAACTGTGCGGCAACGGCGTCACGGACACGGCCGTGGGCGAGAAGTGCGACGACGGCAACAACGCCTCCGGCGACGGCTGCAGCGCGGACTGCCTCTCCACCGAGGTCTGCGGCAACGGCTATACCGACCCCTCCAAGGAGGAGCGCTGCGACGACGGCAACACCGTCAGCGGCGACGGGTGCAGCGCGGACTGCCGCTCCCAGGAGAGCTGCGGCAACGGCTACGTGGACGTGGCCAAGGGCGAGAAGTGCGACGACGGCAACAACGTCAACGGCGACGGGTGCAGCTCCGACTGCAAGTCCAACGAGACCTGCGGCAACGGAGTGCTCGACACCATCAAGGGTGAAATCTGCGACGACGGCAACAACGTCAGCGAGGACGGCTGCAGCGCGGACTGCCGGTCCGCGGAAGGCTGCGGCAACGGCGTGCGCGACGGCGAGGAGCAGTGCGACGACAAGGGCGAGTCCGCCACCTGCAACCTCAACTGCACCGTGCGCGTCTGCGGTGACGGCATCGTCAACCGGACCGCGGGCGAGCAGTGCGACGACAAGGGCGAGTCCGCCTACTGCAACGCCAACTGCACGCTGCGCGCCTGCGGCGACGGCGTGGTGAACACGTCCTCCGGCGAGCAGTGCGACAACCCCGGCCCCGTCAACAGCAACACCTGCGACGCGGACTGCACCATCGCCTTCTGCGGCGACGGCTTCACCAACACCACGCGCGGCGAGCTGTGCGACACGGCGGGCAACTCCCGCACCTGCAACGCGGACTGCACGCCCGCGGCCTGCGGTGACCGGTACCTCAACACCGCGGCGGGCGAGCAGTGCGACGACGGGCCCAACTCCGCCCTCTGCGACGTGGACTGCACCCCCGTGGCCTGCGGCGACGGCGTCACCAACACGGCGGCGAAGGAGCAGTGCGACGACGGCAACACCCGCGACGACGACGACTGCCTGGGCACCTGCAAGCCGAACATCTGCGGCGACAGCGTGGTCAACGTCAACGGGCCGGACCGCCCGGAGGCCTGCGACGACGGCAACACCCGGACGGAGACCGCGTGCGACTACGGCACCGCCACCTGCCAGGCGTGCAGCGGCGACTGCAAGACGGCGCTCGCGCTGACGGGCAATGTCTGCGGCGACAACGTGAAGGACGCCACGAACGAGGCCTGTGACGACGGCAACACCGAGACGGAGGACGCCTGCCCCTACGGCACCGCCAACTGCAAGGTGTGCCGCTTCGACTGCAAGGAGAGCCTGTCGCGCACGGGCAACATCTGCGGCGACAACGCCAGGGACCCGGACCACGAGGCCTGCGACGACGGCAACACCCAGACGGAGACCGCGTGCGACTACGGGCAGGCCAGCTGCCAGAAGTGCCGCGCCGACTGCCAGGAGACCCTCACGCTCCAGGGCAACGTCTGCGGCGACAACGTGAAGGACGCCACCAACGAGGTCTGCGACGACGGCAACACCGCCACGGAGACCTCCTGCCCCTACGGCCAGGCCAACTGCCAGGTGTGCCGCGGTGACTGCAAGGAGCTGGTGTCGGTTCGCGGCAACGTCTGCGGCGACAACGCCAGGGACCCGGACCACGAAGCCTGCGACGACGGCAACACCCAGACGGAGACGGCCTGCCCCTACGGCCAGGCCAGCTGCCAGAAGTGCAGCGGTGACTGCCAGACGGTCCTCCCGCTCCAGGGCAACATCTGCGGCGACAACGTGAAGGACGCCACCAACGAGGTCTGCGACGACGGCAACACCCGGACGGAGACCTCCTGCCCCTACGGCCAGGCCAGCTGCCAGGTGTGCCGTGGCGACTGCAAGGAGCTCGTGCCCGTCACGGGCAACGTCTGCGGCGACGGCGTGGCGGACCTGACCCACGAGGCCTGCGACGACGGCAACACCACCACGGAGACCTCGTGCCCCTACGGCGTGGCCAGCTGCCAGCGGTGCAGCAGTGATTGCCAGACGCTCCTGACGCTCGGTGGCAACGTGTGCGGGGACGGGGTGCAGGATCCCAGCGTCTCGAACGAGGTCTGCGACGACGGCAACACGCAGACGGAGTCCTCGTGCCCCTATGGCCAGGCGAACTGCAAGGTGTGCCGCGGCGACTGCAAGGAGCTGGTCTCCGTCACGGGCAACGTCTGCGGTGACGGCGTGCTGGACTCGGCCCACGAGGCCTGCGACGACGGCAACACCGACACGGAGACCGCCTGCGCCTATGGCACGGCGAGCTGCAAGCGTTGCAGCAACGATTGCCAGACGGTCCTCTCGCTCACGGGCAACGTGTGTGGGGACGGGGTGCAGGACCCCAACCCGGCGAACGAGGCCTGCGACGACGGCAACACCCTCACCTGTGGCTCGTGCAGCGCCAACTGCAAGGTGCAGACGCTCCAGGCGGCGACGGGCACCATCACCGCGGTCTCGAGCGCGAACCTGTCCGACGAGGAGACGTTCACCATCAGCGACGGCATCAACACGCCGGTCACCTTCGAGTTCGACCGCAACAACAGCCTCAGGAACCCCGCCAACCAGCGGGTGACCGTGGCGAACAGCACGCCCGCGGCGCAGATCGCCCTCGTCATCCGGGACGCCATCAACGCGGTGGAGGAGCCGTTCGAAATCACGGCGTCGGTCGTCACCGGCTCCATCACCGTGAACGTCACCCACAAGCTGAAGGGCTCCATCGGCAACCAGACGTTGACGGAGCGGGTCGGCAACAACGGCTTCAAGGTGAGCGGGATGAACGGCGGCAGCGGCTACGACTGCCCCCTGGGCACGAAGTGCGTGGGCGACGAGGACTGCGCGCTCGACCTGGTGTGTGGGGCCAGCAAGACCTGCGTCGTCCCTCCGCCGCCCGCGCCCTGA